One genomic window of Chloracidobacterium sp. includes the following:
- a CDS encoding Swt1 family HEPN domain-containing protein, protein MAVTNQERVGKAMEALRAGLGPYVEREVQAAFQSGILHHDAVRRFLDDPLTGQKPIATWDAAALLKLMWEVWNDVFRRTLGFSERSLVSELRDWRNKWAHQEAFSSDDAYRVLDSAARLLTAVSAREADEIERMKLELLRARFDEQVRGEKRKVGGSLIEPAASGHLAPWREVVTPHPDVAGGRYQQAEFAADLWQVHLGEGTEEYRHPPEFFRRTYLTQSLKRLLVGAVERLAGRGGDPVIQLQTNFGGGKTHAMLALYHLFSGVRVGELPGVDAVLAEAGVAPPERVRRVVLVGNKLSPGNPVVKPDGVQVRTLWGELAYQLGGAEAYARIAPDDERATSPGDRLRELLSDYGPCLILIDEWVAYARQLHDADDLPGGSFETQFTFAQALTESVKLVGNCLLVVSLPASDTQGTAYAPADDVEVGGLRGREALERLRNVVGRVESAWRPATAEEGFEIVRRRLFEPLSGPEAYKQRDVTARAFADLYRAHAAEFPPECRSADYERRLQAAYPIHPEVFDRLYEDWSTLAGFQRTRGVLRLMAAVIHRLWESGDRSPLILPASIPIDDPRVRFELTRYLPDNWTPIIEKDVDGAGSLPMKLDRELPNLGKLQATRRVARAVYLGSAPTTAAAQRGLEDRRVKLGCVAPGESPAVFGDALRRLAAAATYLYQDGARVWYAPQPTVTKLAEERAEQLKRDPDQVAAELEKRLRAELRNTADFARVHLWPCSGADVPDELDVRLVVLPPEHPYGKEAGNAAERAAQAILDARGNTPRLYRNTLVFLAADRARLSDLDEAVRRYLAWASIIAEKDTLDLSPFQLRQAEAQRQAAEGAVAARLPETYQWLLVPEQKTPASPVTWTTARLSGADALAARAGKKLRYDELLVTSLGATMLRKHLDEIPLWRGEHVAVRRLIEDFAGYLYLPRLAGPRVLVQAVEKGVGLLSWEMETFAYAEGYDEAAGRYRGLRAGQVLTLGVDDGGLVVKPDAARRQLAQETPSPSASGQSVPGRADLVQSVPAAARVSDADALKPSVPPPLRRFYGAVRLDPARVGRDAGRIAEEVIAHLLGQPDAEVSVTLEIEARLPNGASEQVVRTVTENSRTLKFNQYAFETE, encoded by the coding sequence ATGGCCGTCACGAATCAGGAACGAGTCGGCAAGGCAATGGAGGCGCTGCGCGCCGGGCTAGGTCCCTACGTCGAACGCGAAGTGCAGGCGGCTTTCCAATCCGGGATACTGCATCATGACGCGGTGCGGCGCTTTCTAGACGATCCGCTCACCGGGCAGAAGCCGATTGCGACGTGGGACGCGGCGGCGCTGCTCAAGCTGATGTGGGAAGTCTGGAACGATGTCTTCCGACGAACGCTCGGCTTCTCCGAACGCAGCTTGGTTTCCGAACTCCGGGACTGGCGTAACAAGTGGGCGCATCAGGAGGCGTTTTCCAGCGACGACGCCTATCGCGTTCTCGATTCTGCGGCGCGTTTGCTGACGGCCGTTTCCGCGCGTGAAGCCGATGAGATTGAGCGGATGAAGCTCGAACTGCTGCGCGCCCGGTTTGACGAGCAAGTACGCGGCGAGAAGCGCAAAGTCGGCGGTTCGCTCATTGAACCGGCCGCGTCCGGCCATCTTGCCCCGTGGCGCGAGGTCGTCACGCCGCATCCCGATGTGGCCGGCGGGCGCTACCAACAGGCGGAGTTCGCCGCCGACCTGTGGCAGGTTCACTTAGGCGAAGGGACGGAAGAGTATCGGCATCCGCCGGAGTTTTTTCGTCGCACCTACCTTACGCAAAGTCTCAAGCGGCTGTTGGTCGGCGCCGTAGAGCGACTGGCGGGACGGGGCGGCGATCCGGTCATCCAACTGCAAACCAACTTCGGCGGCGGCAAAACGCACGCCATGCTCGCGTTGTACCACCTGTTTTCCGGCGTCCGCGTCGGCGAACTCCCCGGCGTGGACGCCGTGCTGGCCGAAGCCGGCGTTGCGCCGCCGGAGCGTGTGCGGCGCGTCGTACTGGTCGGCAACAAGCTGTCGCCCGGCAACCCCGTCGTGAAACCGGACGGCGTGCAGGTGCGCACGCTGTGGGGTGAGCTGGCGTACCAGCTTGGCGGTGCGGAAGCCTACGCGCGGATTGCGCCGGACGACGAGCGCGCCACCAGCCCCGGCGACCGTCTGCGGGAACTGTTGAGCGACTACGGCCCGTGCCTGATTTTGATTGACGAATGGGTGGCGTACGCCCGCCAGCTCCACGACGCCGACGATTTGCCCGGCGGCAGTTTTGAAACGCAGTTTACGTTTGCGCAGGCGCTCACCGAGTCCGTCAAACTCGTGGGAAACTGTCTGCTGGTCGTTTCGCTGCCGGCTTCGGATACGCAGGGAACGGCCTACGCGCCGGCCGACGATGTGGAAGTCGGCGGACTGCGCGGCCGTGAGGCGTTGGAGCGGCTGCGCAACGTCGTGGGGCGGGTGGAGTCCGCATGGCGTCCGGCGACGGCCGAAGAAGGCTTCGAGATTGTTCGGCGGCGGTTGTTTGAGCCGTTGTCCGGTCCCGAAGCTTACAAACAACGCGACGTGACGGCGCGCGCCTTCGCCGACCTGTACCGCGCGCATGCGGCTGAGTTTCCGCCGGAGTGTCGCAGCGCCGACTACGAGCGTCGCCTACAGGCGGCCTATCCCATTCACCCGGAGGTTTTTGACCGGCTGTATGAGGACTGGTCAACGTTGGCCGGGTTTCAACGGACGCGCGGCGTTTTGCGTTTGATGGCGGCGGTGATTCATCGTCTCTGGGAGAGCGGCGACCGCAGCCCCCTGATCCTACCGGCGAGCATTCCGATTGACGATCCGCGTGTGCGGTTTGAACTCACGCGCTACTTGCCCGACAACTGGACGCCGATCATCGAGAAGGATGTGGACGGCGCCGGCTCCCTGCCGATGAAGCTTGACCGCGAACTTCCAAACTTGGGCAAGTTGCAGGCGACGCGGCGCGTGGCGCGGGCGGTGTACTTGGGTTCGGCCCCGACGACGGCCGCCGCCCAGCGGGGGCTTGAGGATCGCCGGGTGAAGTTGGGCTGTGTTGCGCCGGGTGAGTCGCCGGCGGTTTTTGGCGACGCGCTGCGCCGGTTGGCAGCGGCGGCGACGTATCTGTATCAGGACGGGGCGCGGGTGTGGTACGCGCCGCAACCGACCGTAACCAAGTTGGCCGAAGAGCGCGCCGAACAACTCAAGCGCGACCCGGATCAGGTCGCCGCCGAACTGGAGAAGCGTTTGCGCGCCGAGTTGCGGAACACGGCGGATTTCGCGCGGGTTCACCTCTGGCCGTGCTCCGGGGCGGACGTGCCCGACGAACTGGACGTGCGGCTGGTGGTGCTGCCGCCGGAGCATCCCTACGGCAAGGAAGCCGGCAACGCGGCCGAGCGGGCGGCGCAGGCGATTTTGGATGCACGCGGGAACACGCCGCGCCTGTACCGCAACACGCTGGTGTTCCTCGCGGCCGACCGGGCGCGTCTCTCCGACTTGGACGAAGCGGTGCGTCGGTATCTGGCGTGGGCGTCCATCATCGCGGAGAAGGACACGCTCGACCTGTCGCCGTTTCAGCTGCGTCAGGCGGAGGCTCAGCGACAGGCGGCGGAAGGCGCCGTGGCGGCGCGACTGCCGGAGACGTACCAGTGGCTGCTGGTCCCGGAACAGAAAACGCCGGCGTCGCCGGTGACGTGGACGACCGCCCGGTTGTCGGGAGCGGATGCGTTGGCGGCGCGCGCCGGGAAGAAGCTCCGCTACGACGAGCTGCTGGTAACGTCCCTTGGCGCAACCATGCTGCGAAAGCATCTGGACGAGATACCGCTGTGGCGGGGCGAACACGTCGCCGTTCGCCGACTCATTGAGGACTTCGCCGGTTATTTGTACCTGCCGCGACTGGCCGGGCCGCGGGTTTTGGTTCAGGCGGTTGAGAAGGGCGTCGGTTTGCTGAGCTGGGAGATGGAAACGTTCGCCTATGCCGAGGGCTACGACGAAGCCGCCGGGCGCTACCGTGGGTTGCGCGCCGGGCAGGTGTTGACCCTCGGTGTGGACGACGGCGGGTTGGTCGTCAAGCCCGACGCGGCGCGGCGGCAGTTGGCGCAGGAAACGCCGTCGCCTTCCGCTTCCGGCCAATCCGTTCCGGGCCGCGCCGATTTGGTACAGTCCGTACCGGCGGCGGCGCGTGTTTCCGACGCCGATGCGCTGAAGCCGTCCGTGCCGCCGCCCCTGCGACGCTTTTACGGGGCAGTCAGGCTTGATCCGGCGCGGGTCGGACGCGACGCGGGACGGATTGCCGAGGAAGTCATTGCGCACCTGCTCGGTCAGCCGGACGCGGAAGTGAGCGTAACGTTGGAAATTGAGGCGCGACTGCCGAACGGAGCGAGCGAACAGGTGGTGCGGACGGTGACGGAGAACAGCCGAACGCTGAAGTTCAACCAGTATGCCTTCGAGACGGAGTAG
- a CDS encoding class I SAM-dependent methyltransferase, protein MLSEVDGKTGRPLMTALCLRCAVAQVTPRPDAETLHTFYAQAYREAYKGVHRPKKKHIVRAARSARERLDWLAPWLLPGARLLDIGAGGGEFVAVARARGFDAEGVEPHAGYAAYARAAYAAPLVSAPLDALEPQPVFDLVTAFHVLEHLRDPVAALRRMAAWLSPQGRLAIEVPNLLYPYAAPHNTFFAAHLFHFTPETLATVAARAGLEALQVQAAGDGAVIRAVFRPGASTVAPPPAGLAAEIMALYARRTWRRYLSSPRVWRKLPSRLRRIAEEAFWSTYCRQAQDVIRQFA, encoded by the coding sequence GTGCTTTCCGAAGTGGACGGTAAAACCGGCCGCCCGTTGATGACTGCGCTATGCCTGCGTTGTGCCGTCGCACAGGTGACGCCGCGACCCGACGCGGAAACGCTGCATACGTTTTATGCGCAGGCGTACCGTGAAGCCTACAAGGGCGTTCATCGTCCAAAAAAGAAGCACATCGTACGAGCGGCGCGGTCGGCGCGCGAACGCCTTGATTGGCTCGCGCCATGGCTTCTTCCGGGCGCGCGCTTGCTCGACATTGGCGCGGGTGGCGGCGAGTTTGTCGCTGTGGCGCGGGCGCGGGGTTTTGATGCGGAAGGCGTTGAACCGCACGCGGGTTACGCTGCCTATGCGCGGGCGGCGTACGCTGCGCCGCTTGTGAGCGCCCCACTAGACGCGCTCGAACCACAGCCAGTCTTTGACTTGGTGACGGCCTTCCACGTACTTGAGCATCTCCGTGATCCAGTCGCCGCCCTGCGCCGCATGGCCGCTTGGTTGTCGCCGCAGGGAAGGCTGGCGATTGAGGTTCCCAACCTGCTGTACCCATATGCTGCGCCGCACAACACGTTCTTTGCGGCGCACCTCTTTCACTTCACGCCGGAAACATTGGCGACCGTAGCAGCGCGCGCCGGACTTGAGGCGCTTCAGGTACAGGCCGCCGGCGACGGTGCTGTGATCCGCGCCGTATTCCGTCCGGGAGCGTCAACCGTTGCGCCGCCACCTGCTGGTTTGGCGGCGGAGATTATGGCGCTGTATGCCCGGCGAACCTGGAGGCGTTACCTGTCGTCACCGCGCGTCTGGCGCAAGCTGCCGTCGCGTCTGCGCCGCATCGCCGAAGAAGCCTTCTGGAGCACATATTGTCGTCAAGCGCAGGATGTCATCCGCCAGTTTGCCTAA
- a CDS encoding methylcrotonoyl-CoA carboxylase, with translation MLIESKLQTDSEEFQTNYAAMLAQCEQLRERLELVKQGGGPAAQEKFRARGKLLPRERIERLLDPRSDFLELSPLAAWDMYDNEAPCASFIAGIGRVHGVECLITANDATVKGGAFYPMTVKKSLRAQQIALENRLPCISLVESAGANLFYQAEMFVEGGRGFCNQARLSARGIPQISLVFGSSTAGGAYVPGMSDFVVMVRRQAKVFLGGPPLVKAATGEDIDDETLGGADMHGRVSGVSDYTAEDDEDAIRIGREIVASLNWRKPPIPNRRTPELPAYDPDELLGIIPVNPRKTFDMREVIARIVDGSRFYEFKRDYGPTLLTGHAHIEGFPVGIIANNGVLFSECALKAAHFIQICNQTRIPIIYLHNTPGFMIGKKVEYEGIVKHGSKMIQAVSNASVPQFSVIVGGSYGAGNYAMCGRAYDPRLLFSWVNSRIAVMGGEQAAGVLVQVRVAAMKARGQTPNAEQLEAMRREVVEQFEAQSSAYYATARLWDDGIIDPRDTRRVLGLGLSMAYNADFTSEPASRYGVFRM, from the coding sequence ATGTTGATCGAGTCCAAGCTTCAGACTGATAGTGAAGAGTTTCAAACCAACTACGCCGCAATGCTGGCGCAGTGCGAGCAACTGCGTGAACGCCTTGAACTCGTCAAGCAGGGGGGCGGCCCAGCGGCGCAGGAAAAATTCCGGGCGCGCGGCAAGCTACTACCGCGTGAACGCATCGAGCGGCTGCTCGACCCACGTAGCGATTTCCTAGAGCTATCGCCGCTGGCGGCGTGGGATATGTACGACAACGAAGCCCCATGCGCGTCGTTCATTGCTGGCATCGGGCGAGTTCATGGGGTCGAGTGCCTTATCACGGCGAACGACGCCACCGTAAAGGGCGGCGCGTTCTACCCGATGACCGTCAAGAAAAGCCTCCGCGCGCAGCAGATCGCGCTGGAAAATCGTCTACCCTGCATTTCGTTGGTCGAATCCGCCGGCGCCAACCTGTTTTATCAAGCGGAAATGTTCGTCGAGGGTGGGCGCGGCTTCTGTAATCAGGCGCGGCTGTCGGCGCGCGGCATTCCTCAAATCTCGCTCGTGTTCGGCAGTAGTACGGCGGGCGGCGCGTATGTGCCCGGCATGTCTGACTTCGTTGTGATGGTACGCCGGCAAGCCAAGGTGTTCTTGGGCGGGCCGCCGCTCGTCAAGGCGGCGACGGGTGAAGACATTGACGATGAAACCCTCGGCGGGGCGGACATGCACGGGCGCGTGTCAGGCGTCAGCGACTACACAGCCGAAGACGACGAGGACGCCATTCGCATCGGGCGTGAAATCGTCGCCAGCCTCAACTGGCGCAAACCGCCCATCCCCAACCGCCGGACGCCGGAACTGCCTGCCTACGATCCTGACGAACTGCTTGGGATCATCCCGGTCAACCCGCGTAAGACGTTCGATATGCGCGAAGTCATCGCTCGGATTGTGGACGGCTCGCGCTTCTATGAGTTCAAGCGTGACTACGGCCCGACGCTGCTGACCGGCCATGCGCACATTGAGGGCTTTCCAGTCGGCATTATCGCCAACAACGGCGTGCTGTTTTCGGAATGCGCGCTTAAGGCGGCGCATTTCATCCAAATCTGCAATCAGACGCGAATTCCGATCATTTACCTACACAACACGCCGGGCTTTATGATCGGCAAGAAAGTCGAGTACGAAGGCATCGTCAAGCACGGCTCAAAAATGATCCAAGCCGTCTCCAACGCGAGCGTACCGCAGTTTTCGGTCATTGTGGGCGGCTCATACGGCGCGGGCAACTACGCCATGTGCGGCCGCGCCTATGACCCGCGCTTGCTGTTTTCGTGGGTCAACAGCCGGATTGCCGTCATGGGCGGCGAACAAGCGGCGGGCGTGCTCGTCCAAGTGCGGGTGGCGGCAATGAAAGCACGCGGCCAGACGCCCAACGCCGAGCAACTGGAAGCTATGCGCCGCGAAGTCGTCGAGCAGTTCGAGGCGCAATCCTCGGCGTACTACGCCACCGCACGCCTGTGGGACGACGGCATCATTGACCCGCGCGATACGCGCCGGGTGCTTGGGTTGGGGTTGTCAATGGCGTACAACGCAGACTTCACCAGCGAGCCAGCGTCTCGCTATGGCGTGTTTCGCATGTAA
- a CDS encoding MBL fold metallo-hydrolase produces MSAARVRRPSRGGWRSWLLLLAGVGLIAAALWGLWRFRDRLTPSPPTLTGKVLYVHAIDVGQGDSFLIVTPERKTVLIDAGLAEAGSRVTAFLRRLDIRELDLVIATHPHADHIGGMGYVLEAVKVKNFLDSGQEHTTLTYRRMLEAVKKHVGRLTIAKAGQNFNLDNGIVLSVLGPRQPWLQNVSGSDLNANSVVVRLDYGRFSMLFTGDAEDETEARLLADKAPLNAKVLKVAHHGSRHSTKEPFLQAVKPEVAVISCGATNRYGHPTQGTLDRLRRIGATVYRTDLHGDITIASNGTEYVVTTARKAAAEAVWRGRQPDAGNDTGDDMPDRRAGR; encoded by the coding sequence ATGAGCGCTGCTCGGGTGCGCCGGCCGTCACGGGGCGGTTGGCGCAGTTGGTTGTTGCTTTTGGCCGGCGTTGGCCTTATTGCCGCCGCTCTCTGGGGACTGTGGCGGTTCCGGGATCGGTTGACGCCGTCGCCGCCCACTCTGACGGGCAAGGTGCTCTATGTCCATGCGATTGACGTAGGGCAGGGCGACAGCTTCCTCATCGTCACGCCCGAACGAAAAACCGTCCTCATTGACGCGGGCCTCGCTGAAGCCGGTTCGCGGGTTACGGCGTTCTTGCGCCGATTGGACATTCGGGAGCTTGATCTGGTCATCGCCACGCATCCCCACGCCGACCACATCGGCGGCATGGGCTATGTGTTGGAAGCCGTCAAGGTCAAAAATTTCCTCGACAGCGGACAAGAGCACACGACCCTGACCTACCGCCGGATGCTTGAAGCCGTCAAAAAGCACGTCGGACGGCTGACCATCGCCAAGGCGGGACAGAATTTCAATCTTGACAACGGGATTGTGCTTTCCGTCCTAGGGCCGCGGCAGCCATGGCTGCAAAACGTCTCCGGCAGCGACCTGAACGCCAATTCCGTCGTCGTGCGGTTGGATTATGGGCGCTTTTCAATGCTGTTTACCGGCGACGCGGAAGACGAAACAGAAGCGCGTCTGCTGGCCGACAAGGCGCCGCTCAACGCCAAAGTGTTGAAAGTTGCGCATCACGGTTCACGTCACTCGACCAAGGAGCCATTTTTGCAGGCGGTGAAGCCGGAAGTCGCCGTGATTTCCTGCGGCGCGACGAATCGCTACGGTCACCCGACGCAGGGGACATTGGACCGGCTGCGGCGCATCGGAGCGACCGTGTACCGCACCGACCTGCATGGCGACATCACGATTGCCAGCAACGGGACTGAGTACGTTGTCACAACGGCGCGCAAGGCGGCGGCGGAGGCCGTCTGGCGTGGGCGGCAGCCCGACGCCGGCAACGACACCGGCGACGACATGCCGGACCGCCGCGCCGGGCGTTGA
- the lpxD gene encoding UDP-3-O-(3-hydroxymyristoyl)glucosamine N-acyltransferase, giving the protein MTTNRSAYTLGEIAAAFGYEVEGATDVVITGVAGLEDAGPTELTFLANPRYAAKARTTKAAAIILSRGAAADGVPCPIVRAPDAYLAFAQVAKWFYRPPTPPPGVHPTALIAPSARLGAEVRIGPYAVVGENVLIGDRTTLYSHVVVYDDARIGDDCVLHAHVVVRERVEIGRRVIIHNHVTVGCDGFGYAKRPDGSWEKIPQTGRVIIEDDVEIGAGTQIDRASVGETRIRRGAKLDNLVQIGHAVEVGEDTLLCAQVGIAGSAVIGSRVILAGQVGVAGHLTIGDGVTALAQSGIPNDVPPGQQVAGYPAVERRQWLRVSAAQAKLPALLKSVQTLETRVAALEAERAPERASS; this is encoded by the coding sequence ATGACCACCAACCGTTCAGCTTACACCCTTGGCGAGATTGCCGCCGCCTTCGGTTACGAAGTGGAAGGCGCGACGGATGTCGTCATTACGGGCGTCGCCGGTCTTGAAGACGCCGGACCGACCGAGCTGACCTTTCTCGCTAATCCCCGTTACGCCGCCAAGGCGCGGACGACGAAGGCGGCGGCGATCATCCTCAGTCGGGGCGCGGCGGCGGACGGCGTACCCTGCCCGATTGTCCGCGCGCCGGACGCCTATCTGGCGTTTGCGCAGGTAGCGAAGTGGTTTTACCGGCCGCCGACGCCGCCGCCGGGTGTGCATCCAACAGCGCTCATTGCGCCCTCGGCGCGGCTAGGCGCAGAAGTACGCATTGGCCCTTACGCCGTCGTCGGGGAAAATGTCCTCATTGGCGACCGGACGACGTTGTACTCGCACGTTGTCGTGTATGACGACGCGCGGATTGGCGACGACTGCGTGCTGCATGCCCATGTCGTCGTTCGGGAAAGGGTTGAAATCGGGCGACGGGTCATCATTCACAACCACGTCACGGTCGGCTGCGACGGCTTCGGTTACGCCAAGCGCCCCGACGGAAGCTGGGAAAAAATTCCGCAAACCGGGCGCGTCATTATTGAGGACGACGTGGAAATCGGCGCAGGAACGCAAATTGACCGCGCAAGCGTCGGCGAAACCCGCATCCGACGCGGCGCTAAGCTCGACAACCTTGTGCAAATCGGCCACGCCGTTGAGGTCGGCGAAGATACGCTGTTGTGCGCGCAGGTCGGCATCGCCGGCAGCGCCGTCATTGGCTCGCGGGTGATTCTAGCCGGGCAGGTCGGCGTCGCTGGCCATTTGACCATCGGCGACGGCGTGACGGCCCTAGCTCAGAGCGGCATCCCGAATGATGTCCCACCCGGCCAACAAGTGGCCGGCTATCCGGCGGTTGAACGCCGTCAGTGGCTGCGCGTTTCGGCGGCGCAGGCGAAACTACCGGCGCTGCTGAAGTCAGTGCAAACCTTGGAGACGCGCGTCGCCGCCCTAGAAGCCGAGCGCGCGCCGGAAAGGGCATCCTCATGA